ataaatttcttGCATGCAAAAATTGGTATAGTTGAAGAAAATTGGTGAATGATATTATGTTGCTGGTGAATTTTCAACTCCTAATTGCAtttgatccaaaaataaaaaataaaaataccctTTTAAAATCGGAAGGCATTGCTAATACCTGATGATAGTTGTTGTCATGGACCGCTCCTGGATGTTTGATCACCCTTTGCTACTTACCCATTTCAGATGTCTTAAAGAAGAATTTCTTCTTTAAACATACTAAATGCTGGAAACTGttgttttgattattatttttcatgagaaaacatttttaagCGTGGAAAACAGATCTGATTAAACTAAAAGTATTTCTAGTTGCTGAAAATTAAATGTTGAATGTGATTAGATTCTTTTATAATGTGGTTTTGTTAATATTAGATTATAGCAATTCAATTGACAACATCCTGAATGTCACTAAGGATACCCCTTAAATGTATCAAGAAGCTCGTTCCTTTATTCAGACTTAAGTATAATGTGCActtattttaatcaattaagtcAAAACTTGTTTGTTTTTACCATGCAAACTTAATCTCTTTGAGTGCTAACTGGTTTAATTTTGGGCTCTCAACTGAATTATGAAGAAGACCTAAATATATTAAAGTTTATGCAATTGTTTGCTTTTGAATTCTATTATATAATTTCTTCTCAATGTGGTGCATAAAAAAGCCTTAGATATGCTGCTTAAAGAAGCTTTAGGTGCAAATGCAATGCCCAAGGACTTCACTCTTCTCTGTTGATATTATTGTATTCTGCAAgttcctttcaaatttttcaatccAAATGGGGCTTATTCTTTGATCTACCTAGACATGCTTGAAATATTCCTGGTACGGCATGTAACCATGTTAGCTTTAGAGCTCACTCTTCAAGCTTCTTCAGGCTGAATCTATGGTGGCGGAGTGGAAAGAGTTCCTTTGGGATGTTCCTGAAGAAAGATTAGCTTTGTGGGGTCACTGCCAAACGCTGTTCATCAGACATTCTTTTCCACCTTTACAGGTTGAATCATCTTATATGTATTTTTGTCAAGGAACTCTGCTTTAAAATGCTGTTTTATATCGCTGATTTGAGGTTGCTTGCAGGCTGGATTGTTCTTCCTTAAACATGCAGAAACTTTGGAGAAAGATCTTCCAGCTAAGGAGCTTCATGAGCTGTTGCTGCTTTCTCTCCAGTGGTTGAGTGGGATGATGACCCTTTCCCATCCGTAAGCATACTCTGTTCATAAAGCATCTAAAATTTTCCAGGGATATGGTTTCTTTTCTGACCTGTAACTTGATATCATCAGGGTTTATCCATTGCATCTTATAAGAGAAATTGAAACCAGAGTATGGCTGCTGGCAGTAGAATCAGAAGCTCAAGTAAAAAGTGAAGGTGAGTCGAGTCCATTTAGTCCAAGCCACAATCCTGGGATGGATTGTGGTCCCAGCATGGTTGACCAGACTGCAAGCATCATATCGAAAATGGATAATCATATGAATAATATGAGAAGTAGAACTGTTGAGAAGCATGACACAAAGGAAGGCGGGGGTTCAAATCTTAAACACCAAGGACTGGACTCTGGCCTCTCGTACTTCGCAGGTGGCACTGCAAAGACAAAAAGGAGGCCAAAAAGCTCTGCACCATTCAAACGTGCTGTAGTGGATACCATGGACAACATGGTTGATTCTGAAGATGGTATCAGTTGTCTGAATGCTAGGAATGACCTGCAATTACATGATGAGAACTCAAAAATGGAGCTTCCACTTTCAAAGTGGGAGGAAAGAGTAGGACAAGAAGAGCTGGAGAGGGCTGTTCTGCAGTTATTAGAGTTTGGGCAAATTAGTGCTGCGAAGCAACTTCAACTTAAGCTGTCACCAGGGCACGTACCTTCAGAATTTTTGCTAGTTGATACAGCTCTAAAACTGGCAGCTGTCTCAACACCTCGTAGTGAAATACCAGTGTACATGATCGATGATGAAGTGATTTCGGTGATTCGATCATGCAATATTTTGGCTGACCAGCAGTCTCTCAACTTGCTTCAGGTAATATTCTAACCCTTAATTAATTGCCTTCTTTAACATGCTTATAAATTTACATATTagtagattttaaaaaatataccaAGTGTTGTTCATCCACTGTAGTATATGCATTGCGTCCTCTTTTTCCTGATTAAGCATATTATTTTAGCCTTGTGATGAAGTATATGCGGAATCTGAATTCTGTTTCATATGTTATGTAGGCCTTGGAGAGTTTAACAACCATATTTCCTGAAGGTAGAGGACGGGGACTTTGTAGAAGGATAGTAGCAGTTGTGAAATCTGCTAATGTGCTAGGTCtttcatttttggaagcttttgAGAAGCAGCCAATTGAGGTCCTACAGCTACTTTCTCTAAAAGCCCAAGAATCATTTGACGAAGCAAAGCTCCTGGTCCATACTCATTTCATGCCAGCTGCTAGTATAGCCCAAATTCTTGCTGAATCATTTCTAAAGGtaaattttttctgttttttctgtaCTGCTATCTCCATGATGTTATAGTTGACTGAATGAAAAAAGTTAAGTGAGTGGACAGCCGAAACAGTGCTAGCTTCCTCTTATAGAATAAATTAGTGGGCATATAACAACAATTGTGTCCTTGtagattttagaaattatattacAGTCAGTAGTAAATAACAGATGAAACACATTCAACTGTCTATGAGAAATCTCACAGAGGTCCTTGAGGAAAGAGAACTAAGTAAGATAACCACATTATATTCACTGTTCTTTCCCTGGGGATTTAGCTGGAATCTATGTGTCCATATTCGACGTGACAGTAGTCCCAGTATCAATTGGTGAAGTTCCTGTATCTATGTTCCACAGTAATTCCAAAACTTCGTCCTCCTCTCCTATATGCATTTGTTTTACATCATAAaacaagaataagaagaagaagatgaggatgacatgTCACTGGTATGATGACAAGCCATGGGAACTGCACCATCCCTATAAACTTTTGGTACCCAACTTCTAGTTCCAACTAGTGTCTCCACCTAGATGTTGGTATTTTACATTCAGctaatccattttgcttcggAGTATGTGAACGTGAGACCGAGACCAATGTATAATGCCAACCATGGAATAGTTAAAagtgacaaaaaatatttgaaggaAATATTACCATATGGTAACAATATTTTAACTTCCTCTATACTTTAAGGGATATGCTAACAGACCATCTGTGAGCAATCTTATGAATGAAGATGCAATTCTGGGATGACCAACGAgtttatcttcttcttgttcGTGATAACTTGGTCAGTTCCAATTCAGAGACTTACCCCAACTATCTTTCCATGTTATGAATGTCAAAATCATCTTCATGTTCACCCACTTGTGATTTGCGGTTTTGTAGGCTTCCTGATGGTATTAGGTTTTCTTTACTAATTTTATTAATGTCAAAACTAGCTGTTTGGTTTATTCCTATGTTTTTGAGCCTGCATTGCTTTCTTGTACTTCAGGGGTTATTGGCTGCACATCGGGGTGGATATATGGAGTCTCAAAAGGAGGAAGGACCATCTCCTTTATTGTGGAGAATTTCTGATTTTCTTACGTGGGCTGAACTATGTCCTTCTGAATCTGAAATTGGACATGCGCTGATGCGCCTGGTTATAACTGGGCAAGAAATACCACATGCGTGTGAGGTAAATGTGTAACACTGTATTTAATGGAGATTGCTAGTCATTGTAGCCTCATGATTAATGGCAAAATGTTGTTTGTGTATGTTAGATTACATCACtgaaaagttttgattttgtgAGTTTTAAGTGATTATTTATATCTGTTTTAACAAAAAGATAGAATTGAGCTGGCTCTCTCTATCTAGCTGTGCTCATTCTGTGTAAGCATGATCTTGTTCAATGTTCTTTGCAAAGGCAAACTGAAGCTTGTTTGATGACAGTCGTGTCATtcataagaaagaaaatgaactgaaatggattaatttttaattggtTTTATTGTTTACCCAATAATGAGGTTCAAGGACTAGGTTGTTCTAGTTGAGGTCGAGAGGCTTTCTTTAATGTTAAATCAGAGATGATGTGCATATATCATGATGTCTACTGTTGTGTGCTGTCTTTTCATGACACTAGTAATTATAGCATAAAGATGTCATATGATAGATCTACAGATGCTATAGCATAGCTTGATATTTATAGCGGAACATATGAATTAGATACTGGTAATTACAATTTGGAGCTAATGCAATATTTGGGGTACTCCTATGACTCAGAGATGGTATAAATGGAATTGAACCCCCAAGTGTATACCCAATGCTATGCTTTCCAACGGGCATGctatttgtttatttcttcctAGGTTCACATTAAACAATCATGGGAGCATTTTGTAAATGTTAAGAGGGCTTACAGGAGCAGATAACATATACATGATCTCATCAAGCACTTAGAATTGAATGAGGCATGTATTTTTCTTTACAGGTGGAGCTTCTTATTTTGTCTCATCACTTCTACAAATCATCAGCATGCCTGGATGGAGTTGATGTTCTTGTAGCCCTTGCTGCTACCAGGGTTGATTCTTATGTGTCTGAGGGTGATTTTTCGTGTTTGGCTCGCCTAATGACTGGAGTTGGAAACTTCCATGCCCTTAATTTTATCCTCGGCATTCTCATTGAGAATGGTCAactggatcttcttcttcagaagttTTCAGCTGCTATAGATGCAAGTTCTGGTACTGCTGCAGCTAATAATGCTAAAGTTATCAGAGGATTCAGAATGGCTGTGTTGACATCATTGAAGCAGTTCAACCCAAACGACATTGATGCTTTTGCCATGGTTAGTGTTTTTCAATGCTTGTCATGAGGATTCGGATTTTCTTTTGGGCCCCCCCAGGGGGGCAGGGGGGGGTGTTTTGTGTGTGTTAGGTTAGAGGAAAATTATTAGGGCAGTTTGTTCAAGTTTTTCATTAGTTCTTGGAGAGTTTCATCACAAGAATGCTTACGTCACGTTATCTTTTGCCCTGACTAATCTGCGCACCGGCTGAAACACGTGGATTTGAGCATTATTTAAATGATAGGCTTCATGGGAGGTGCTCATCACTTTACTCTGGGAGGGTGGTGCTCGGTTTGGCTTAGTGACactattttaaatctatttgcAGGTCTATAATCACTTCGACATGAGGCATGAAACGGCTGCACTTTTGGAGGCACGAGCAGAGCAGTCTTCTCAACTGTGGTTCCAACGTCATGACAAAGACCAGAATGAAGATTTACTAGATTCCATGCGCTACTTCATTGAAGCTGCAGAAGTTCTTGCCACAGTTGATGCTGGGAATAAAACATTCAAGGCATGTGCTCAGGCTTGCCTTGTTTCCCTCCAAATCAGAATGCCCGATTTCCAGTGGCTTAACTGCAATCCGACGAATGCAAGGCGTGCAATGGCTGAGCAGTCTCGTTTCCAAGAAACTTTAATAGTTGCAGAAGCTTACGGTCTCAACCATCCGAGCGAGTGGGCGCCAGTGCTCTGGAGCAAGATGCTAAACCCGGAACTGATGGAAGAATTTGTGGCCGAATTTGTGGCCGTGCTTCCGCTTCACCCATCGATGCTTATTGAGATAGCAAGATACTTCAGGGTAGAAATGGCTGCTAGAGTTGATCAGAATCAATTCGCGATCTGGATTAGCGGTGGCGGTTTACCGGCCGAATGGGCCAAGTACTTGGCGAGGTCGTTTAGATGCTTGTTGAAGAGGACAAGGGACTTGCGGCTACGCATGCAGATGGCTACCATTGCAACAGGGTTTGGGGACGTTATTGACGCGTGCACGATGGCAGTGGATAAGGTACCTGAAAACGCGGGCCCGCTCGTGTTGAAAAGAGGGCACGGCGGCGCCTATCTTCCCCTAATGTGAACAAAACCGCCATATCTACACCTCAAGTTGGGTTTTGCTCCCGAGAAAAGGCCGTGAGCTTGGGAAGCGGAGGAAAACAGCAGGCTCGGCGAACGCTCTCGGACAGacatgactcaggaagagacaGAGGTGGCTAAGAAAACATTCtttgatattctttttttcaaatacaTTGGTGAGAGGAAATgtattaggtttagattaggtcGATTGATCCTTGTAAATTGATTTTGGCTTGCTATTTCCCTTTtgcctgtattttttttttttttgcaattgctgccattgatttttttttttacccccTCTCTGGCGCTTGGGCATATGGTGTTATACGCCttgtatgaattttttttgtaaagggtGTATCGCCATTTCTTGGTTACATCAACAGAGGATAGTGTAAAGGTATTTGAGACCCCCAAAAGGGTTTGAAGATAGAGACTTcgcttcttcttcgtcttcttttttattatttttattattatatagcTGAAGTTGAGAAATGTATAACATGCGAGTTGTTATTGATTAATTACTATCTAGAtgtttggggaaaaaaaagggtaaaaaataCATGTTTTTATCGAAACAGTCAGCCGAAACATGAATCGGCGTATGCTGAGCTTTTACATTGTGTTTTTTCAGctctctttttgggtttttccttGGCGCCCAAGTCGTGTTATGGCAAAAAGCCCTTTACAGCAACGAGAAGAGCGAAATCAATCCTGCGAGGAGGCTGGCGCCCAATGCCGAGCCCAGCCTGTCTCCAGCGCTCAAGATCTGCACCGGGAACAGGCAGCTCCCTTTCGAGAAGTTGCGGGTCACGATCTCGGCGAAGCCGTTGAAGGTGCACGACTCGACGTCTTGATCCCGTACCTGGAAGTACATGTTGAAGGCGTATGAGACGTTGCCGTTGGCATCGAGGTTGTTGCAACTGGCGCCGTAACCCAAGATCGAGCAGTCAGCGTTCGCACAAGCGTAGCTTAGTTCATTCACCACCGCGTCCTTGTCAGTGTTGTTCCCGTTGAACACGCACCACTGCGAGGGCAAGTATTGGACCCCCTTGGCCGCGACCGGCATCTTGTCGTTGCCTTTCCCGGTGAAGTCGACGGGGAACTTCGGCTGCCCATCATACCGGAAGATGCCCCAGTGCCTCTCGAACATCCCGGGCTCGATGCTCTTCGTGTCCTCATCGAGGAGACCGAAGAGGTACACGTCCAGATGCCCGGGCCTCAATGGGGTTCCCTTGTTCGCAGCCATCTTCTTCATGAAACCGTCGTAGAACCTCTGGGCCAATTTCGCGTCGGCATTCTTGCCGCCGTCCGTGGGCCACCCGACTTCCCCGACGATGATCTTCAAGTCGGGGGCTCCGGCTTTCTTCAATGCCCAGACGAGGGTGTCGTAATTCGCGTCGAACACGTTCGTGTACTCAGTGCCCTTGTCATGTATCGACTTCGCATTGCCATCGCAGAAGGCGAAATCGAACGGGAAATCGCTGTTCAAATAGAGACTGAGGAAGGGATATATGTTGACCATGAACGGGGCCTTGTTGTCGCGGAGGAACTTGACCATATCTATCATGATACCTCTGATGTCCTTACGGAAAACGGCATCGGAAGGCTTGTTCGAAGGGGATTCATAGACATCGGCATTGTTCGGCACCGTCGCCTTGATCTTGTCCCCAAGGCCGGCTGCGTCGAGCGCCTTCTGGATGTTCTCCAGCGCCGGGAGTGTCGTCTTCGTATTGCTGCCGTTGTAGCTCTTCAAGAATGGTTCATTTCCAACCGCCACATATCTGTTCAAATGATAACATACAAGTACCAATTCAGCATTAAACTTTGTCGAGCAAGATCATACAAGAATTCCCAAAAACGAAGGCAGGCTAAATTCGATTCTTGATCAATGACCTTATGTCAACACCGCCGTCGTAGAGATGCTTGGTGACATTCTCTTTCACCCAATCTTTGGCATGATCGTAACTATCCGCCAGCTTCTTGAGCTGATCGTTGGGAATGCCCACGATGACCTCCATGTTCGTCCCGGCCAATGCGCTGACCGTCCACGAGTCCGCGTCGAAGAGCTTGACCTTATTGATATGGTTGTCCTTGAGCATGCCGACCACGATGCTCGGCGACAGAGGATGGGACATCATCGCCCCCCAGTTCACGCCAATGCCATGGGCAACGCTGGACAGGGCGACGAACACGCAGCAGGCCCCGACCAGGAACTCGGTTTGGCGGGCCATCTCGGTCGAGCCAGTTTCGCCTCTGGGAGATAAATGACCGGAAGAAAGGCCCCAATATGAAGCAGCTTGGTTTCCTTCCTAAGGggtgaaaaatggaagaaaaacaGTTGCAAGGTATATTGGTTGATAACAACTGAAAAGTTTGAATGGCTGTACGGAAGAATAGAGCGAGGAAGAGAGCTAGGAGTTTTTTAATGCATCATCTTTGGGTGAAGACAGCCTCCCATTTGCGGCTGAAGCATTGGTCGGTATTGTCGATTCCATACTATATTTAGTTGGCATGGAGACAAGCGATTGTTGTTCATTACTGTTGCCTTTTAACAACATGGTTTCATCCGGGACAGTCCTATTGTCCAAATTAAGGTTCCCTTGATAAATTCCAATTCTAGCCAGCcctgtttattattattattttttttttggtaaaagaaataataattaagGAAAGCCAGACCTGTTAATATGGCCAAAAACACAAATTAGCCTGACTaaattcttttgtcttttagCCTTTACAACAAGCTCCTATTGTCTTAGCACTAGGGTTTTTTTGTATGTTTTTTCAAAGATCGATAAGGAATCGGAACCGGTATGCTCCCTCCCTTTTTGGTAATGTAACTTGTATAGCTAAAGTAGTGTAGAAGTATTCTCATTCGAAAAGTTAAGGAAATTGAGACAGTCAAGAAGGAGAAATCAATCGATTGAAGTTCGATAAAAATTATTGGTCAAAATCTCATgaccctttttcatttaattaactTACATGATCAAGTGACTTGTCATCCATTTATtaagaaatttattattatGTTCATTAACGTAAACATATACTCTTAAATATggagaagtgaaaaaaaagttttaaacttatttctTTGGTGCTAAtatagttctaaatcttttaatgatgctaatttagttctaaacattttaacttagtgcaaatttagtcattttggttaattttggcCGAATATTGCTAACAACGGTGCCAGTCAACTTACGTGATACGACCGATATTAatattgacaacttttaattatatcttaatattttgaatttaatttttccttcctcttcctccaatCGCTCGCTAGCAGCAACTAGCTAGAGGTAAGAATGGGCGAGGGACCTCATTGGCCACGAGCAAGGTCATGACTCACCtagcccccggcgaggctcgcccttgcgACCGCGAGGCCATCCCTACAACCTTTGGTGAGGGCTCAAGCCTCGTTAGAACTTAGCAACTTGGCCCTCGCATTTGGCCAGTCACCAAGTTTTGgtgaccggctggaggaagacgaaggaaaaaaaataggaaaaagaaatgaaatgaaaaacttaaaaataaataaataattattaaaataatattaaatattgttCTACAATCTTCAATGGAATTGAGATTTCTACAAAATCTATTTAATAGTTGATTTATAGTAATTCCTAACATTTTCATGATGGAGGTTCAACAAATGTTCTTTTATCTTgggtaaaataaaaaagactagTATTTTAAGGCATGTTTAGTAACGTTTGTTCTCGgtaatagtttctttttagaaacattttttttctatttttgttcggAGGAActgtttttgaatattttaaagtatttgataattatataaaatttttgtctttggaacgaaaatacgtttggtaagaccacaaatatttttttgacttggaatttctttaatttattaataaatttattttatatttatttttcctttttcttttccttccttaaACCGGTCGTTGGCGTTGGTCATGGCCGATCGACGCAGCCACATGAGGGTTGGGGGAACCTAgctagccactagcgaggtcCCACCAAGCCTCACCTTGGCATGTTAAGGCTCAGTTTCtccttggctaggcaaggcgACCTCACCCAAAGCCAGCAACGCTAAGCCCCAGCCTCGCTCAGTtgcttggcctcgccaaatctaggctaggtcaagcctcgccctgCCACGACGAGGCTCAAGGGGGCTTTGTTGGGGGCTAGTGAGGCGCTGGTGAGATTGTCAAGCCTCGTttagccggtcgccggccatcgtcgaggccggcaaccgattgggggaagaagaaaggaagagaaaaagaaagaaaagaaatggagcaaaggaagagaaaagaaaattttgttcttAAGTTGTTCTTGGTAagttgttcttgggaataagaaataattttatttttgtttcttgtttctattctaaatttgtttttgtgaacaaaaaaattaaataattatgtttttttttcttgtttatgtttcaaatttatttcctgaaataaaaaaaaattatcaaatgcgtttctattctatttttgttctagaaaataaaagaacaagttTTCCGAAGCGTTATCAAACAACCTGGCTGTAAAAACATAGATTAGTTTATTACAACTTTAGTATATTCATTTCATAGAATGATGGCTTTCTAAAATCCAATTAACACCTGgatttgaatttgttcaatcttgtagtcttgaatatttttttgaCGCGAAATTACATCTTTGGTCTACGTAATTTAAGGGAGTTCACTTTTCGTTCATACATTGTCTAATTACAATTCTGAGGCTCATTCTATATGAAAATTTATATCTTTTAATAAAGTTCCcacaaaatttgttaaatattatTGAGTTAGCACTTGTTAAATAGTTTTGAGTCAGCACCTGACTATTGACACGTGACTCTCACGTGCACAAGCCTTTAAAGTAATCACACTTTGGGTCcatgcttttttggatctgtttttttttttttttttactaactcCTAtactaatttcaaaaaaatgaattaattacatttcatatatatatatatggaattAAGATAAGTATACAGAATTGTCTGTTAAACAAAGTCctattgaatttcaattttggtacgttgaaaaagaaaaggttcttTTCTCCACCTTGATATGTATGACCCGGGAAGGCAATGAGGATTTATTTGTAAAAATTGATTCTACAGTATTATATGACCTCAAAGCATTTAATATATCCAAATCCACATATCTTACCACAGACCTATTAATTCTATTCAACAATATGATAATGTTGTAGAAGGCTTTCTGATACAGCTTCAGCTGTCTTTCTACAACTTCGGCTTGTCCACTTGAATCACACAATGCAAGCTCGAACCTTCCGGTATCCCGAGCGGAGGATCAAGACATGAGCAGTTGTCGACGGCATAGAGCTCCCAATCTTTTATTCCACAGTTCTCGAGCGCCGACGCTAGCCGACCATCATCCGTCTCCTTCGGATACTGCCCATCTGGACTCACAAGCACTGCACCAGTATAGGACTGCCCTGCGACTCGTGCTGCACCACTGTAGTGAAACAAACCCCAGCTGAGATCATCAGACACATCGACAATAGTCCAGAACTCGTTCGAAACCACTCCATTGTCCAAAACACTGAAGTAAAACGTCCCTGGGATCTTGCCTCTCTTGACCCGGTACCTGCGCCTCCTCCAAACCATCTTTCCCTCCAGAGTTCTCACCTGAAAAACTGGCTCATACCAAAAGGACCCCTTCGCTTTTCCTCTGTAAAATAGCTGGTACTGGCACGGGAATTGATCATAAGCTGGGTTTTGACCAGCTACAACACGCCAACTCCAATCAAGATTACCTAACCATCCCACGAAGAGATCTTCTGCAGATTCGTGGCAGATGTTCTCGCCTCGAAACTTAACCATGGGAGGGATGTATGGTTTTTCAGGGATTGCAGCATCCAACTCGAGACAATTATTCTTCTGCAGAACACACAAAGAAAATGCTTCCAAATTCGGGCTCTCATATGATGCAATACATCTGTAGTTGCAAACCTGATCCACAGGACTACATTGGTTCAAGCACTGAAGAGCCTTTCTACAATTGGGATCCAGGAGGCAGTTCAATATCTGAGGCCCGCAGTTCTTCACCATGCAGTTCAATGTAGAAAAACCCTTTGACCTCAGGTTTTTTAGAATTGGAACTGGCCTTATGTAAGCATTGATTACAATCAACAAACAGAACCTTATATCATCAGAATTGCGACGCATCCAGGCCTCCGATATTGTTTCAATCACATCACTGGTCTCTTTGGTTTGCTTTGATTCAAATGTTCCCACCAGTTTCCCAAAAATGGTCCCTTTTGTTTCAGTTTGAACAACTGATCCACCTAGCTTGTTACTTAAACCTGGGGATGAATCGAAGCTAATTATGTTCTGGATATTTTTGCTGTTTCTCTCAATCCACTTGACTGATTCCTGACTTGTTACCGCAATGATAACCAAAATGTCCGCATGTCTCAGTTCCTCCTGAAGTTTTGCAGATGCCTGATCCTTAAATTGGCAGAAATTATCTGTAAACACATGCATTTCAAATCCATCATCAACCCATTTCAGTCTCTTTGCCTGGTCACaaagagaatgaaaatgaaattatatttcaaagaatTCAGATAATGCATTACCTACATAGTGAAATATACACATTGCTAAGAAATGTGAGGATCCGGGGCGATGCTCAGAAGAGTCGAGTAGATTTCTCAGCTTTCAACTAGGATTTACCAAAGAACTGACAATTCAAGGAAGGTGtcctcaaccaaaaaaaaaggaaaggaaagaaaagaaaactcttCATATGCTTCTATGTGTTGGACTATTAGCCAAATCAGGATGAAGGGAATCTCTTTACAAGATGAGTGCAGTTGGTATCCTCACTAGCTTGGACCCTGATGCCATCCGGAGGAAGGACCCAAGATTGATTGACTCATGATTGTTCAATCTTTGGAATATAATCATAATGAAAGTAGATTCAGCAAAAGcaaacacaaaatttctcatcaGAAACCATCTATAAATCAATTTACTCAAATGACGTGATCATTGCATTAGAAGCCTAAAAACCTTATGCCCGAAGTGCATCTGAATCCTAAAACATGCTTTTATGCActcaaatttttcttctctttagcAAATGCCAATCAAGCCCTTTAATTAATTCCATCAACTAAACTCAACCCACAATCTTACACGGCATCGGCCAAAAAATTTACTCTAATTATCCTTTCGATGATAGTAAGAACAACTTTCTGAGCATTCATTCTAATCAAAGTCACCATCTTTATCTCTCAGATTGAGTTTCCTCCATAGCCTGAATCACTAAAACAGTCGTTTTCTCCACTAAAACCATCACGAAAGCAGAGACTTGGCTACGGCCCATCTCGATAACTTACAGTGTG
Above is a window of Eucalyptus grandis isolate ANBG69807.140 chromosome 9, ASM1654582v1, whole genome shotgun sequence DNA encoding:
- the LOC104418189 gene encoding glucan endo-1,3-beta-glucosidase 8: MARQTEFLVGACCVFVALSSVAHGIGVNWGAMMSHPLSPSIVVGMLKDNHINKVKLFDADSWTVSALAGTNMEVIVGIPNDQLKKLADSYDHAKDWVKENVTKHLYDGGVDIRYVAVGNEPFLKSYNGSNTKTTLPALENIQKALDAAGLGDKIKATVPNNADVYESPSNKPSDAVFRKDIRGIMIDMVKFLRDNKAPFMVNIYPFLSLYLNSDFPFDFAFCDGNAKSIHDKGTEYTNVFDANYDTLVWALKKAGAPDLKIIVGEVGWPTDGGKNADAKLAQRFYDGFMKKMAANKGTPLRPGHLDVYLFGLLDEDTKSIEPGMFERHWGIFRYDGQPKFPVDFTGKGNDKMPVAAKGVQYLPSQWCVFNGNNTDKDAVVNELSYACANADCSILGYGASCNNLDANGNVSYAFNMYFQVRDQDVESCTFNGFAEIVTRNFSKGSCLFPVQILSAGDRLGSALGASLLAGLISLFSLL
- the LOC104418190 gene encoding uncharacterized protein LOC104418190 — protein: MSLEIASLRAGLRRLPACPAAAPSPPPTFRRRGAPNSCSPSLRRAGAPSPAARAARAVVETKERAATEAAPSPPPVRIVAVVGEGASSPLKGATWSEVMLHTAKRLKWVDDGFEMHVFTDNFCQFKDQASAKLQEELRHADILVIIAVTSQESVKWIERNSKNIQNIISFDSSPGLSNKLGGSVVQTETKGTIFGKLVGTFESKQTKETSDVIETISEAWMRRNSDDIRFCLLIVINAYIRPVPILKNLRSKGFSTLNCMVKNCGPQILNCLLDPNCRKALQCLNQCSPVDQVCNYRCIASYESPNLEAFSLCVLQKNNCLELDAAIPEKPYIPPMVKFRGENICHESAEDLFVGWLGNLDWSWRVVAGQNPAYDQFPCQYQLFYRGKAKGSFWYEPVFQVRTLEGKMVWRRRRYRVKRGKIPGTFYFSVLDNGVVSNEFWTIVDVSDDLSWGLFHYSGAARVAGQSYTGAVLVSPDGQYPKETDDGRLASALENCGIKDWELYAVDNCSCLDPPLGIPEGSSLHCVIQVDKPKL